From Pseudodesulfovibrio nedwellii:
TGAAGCGAAGTTTAACCCGACTGCGGCCAACACCGAAGCTGCACACGCCGCGTATCAGGCCCAGCCCGGATTCAGTGAGCCGCAGTTCACCAGTCTCACCGTATAAAATATTTCGTTTGACCCCATGAAGCCGGCCCGAAAGAGTCGGCTTTTTTGCGTTTTTTTTCGCCCATGATGGTGAATTCCATTGAAGGGGTTGAGTTCGCAGTGCGCATACCAGATAGTGGTGTTTTAAAAAGGTTGGGTATGCGCCTAATTCTCTTGACATGGAAAGCTAAAAGCATAGTCTCCGCCCCATGAACTTCCTGACTCCTGGCATGCGATACATGCTCCTCGGAACTTTTCTTTTTTCCCTCGGATCGCTCAGCGTCAAGCTGGCGGGCATGCGTGTGCCAACGACGGAAATATTGTTTGTTCGCGGGATTATTGGCGTGGGGTTGTGCTGGTATATTTTACGTCGAGCTGGTGTTGGCGTGTTTGGTCAGCGTAAGTTAGCTCTTTTCTTTCGCGGTCTGCTCGGTTTTACATCAATGCTGGCGGAATTTTATACCATTGTTCATCTGCCGTTGGCGGATGCATTGGTCCTGTTGTTTTCACATCCGATAGTGGTGGCGCTTCTGGGGTGGGTCGTTCTGCGAGAACGTTTGTCAAAGGGCAGCATGGTCGCAGTTTTGATATCTCTTGTCGGCGTGACTGTGGTCTGTCGTCCCGGTGTCCTGTTTGGGACGGGAAATTCCATGGACCCGTTCTTGTTGGGTGTGGCCCTGTTGGCTGTGCTTTTAACTTCCGTAGCCATCTTGACCGTGCGTAGTCTGGCAAAGACCGAACATCCGGCAGTCGTGATGTTTTATCCTCCGCTGTTTATCGCATTGCTTGCGCCGATATTTTATGGTGAATGGGTCGTGCCGACAATGAGCGAGTGGTTCATGATACTTGGGGTGGCTGTGTTTATGAATATGGGACAGTATTACATGACCCGTGGATATGCTATTGAGTCGGCCGCTCGTATCAGCGGGGTTTCCAGTCTGGAGATCGTGTTTGCCGCCATGTGGGGTATGATGTTTCTTGGGGAGATACCGGATGTCTGGACCGTACTTGGTGGGTCGCTTATTGTCTTCGGCACACTTGTTTTGGGTAAGTGCGGAAGAAAGGAAATGCTTACTCCGCCGCAGGGGCCGTCAGCTTGAGGACGGTTCGCTGATTGATCTTGAGTTCCTTTAAGTCTTTGCCCCAGTATTTTTCAATCAACTCGTCCATGAGGCCGCTCTTTTGTGCTTTGATAAGTCCGTTTCGAATGATGGGCTCAAGGTGTCTGGCAGACGGATGCAAGAAGAACCAGAAATCACTGTCATAGGAGAAAAGAAGGGTGGATTCGACTTCGACGTCTTGTTTTTCTTTTATTTCATTCAGTATTTCACCGACCCCTCGTGACAGGTAGTCCACATTCCGATCCTGACTGGCAACCATTGGGTATAATGCACGCCAATCACCATCTTTTTCCATGAATTTTAGCGAGTTTTTCCGCCAGACTTGCACATCATACCAACCTTTGCCAAAGCCGCCAACCTTGCCGAGTTGTTTGAATTGTTGAAGGTTTTCAATATGAGAATATATTTGTGCCTGCCCCTTGGGAATAACCAGAATTCGTTTGCCGATGAGATCTTTCGTAAGATCTACTCTTACGGGGACAAGGGGGAGTTCTTGGGTTTTAGCTTTATGAAACCATCGAATGTCAGTCTCGCCTGATAGAAACATTTCCATACTACGTTTTAATGGGACGACACCTAGTGATTGCAGGGTGACAGTATATCCGGCATCTTCAAGGGAATGGGTCAGCAATTCGTGAAAATACTGATGATTACCAGTGGGGAGTTCCGTGACACGGATGGTGATATTTTCTGCCCATGACGAACAGGGCAGCATGCATACAATGATAAGGGCTGCAAATAAACGGATCAACATAATGATCAGAATTTTTCGAAAATTTGGAGAAGTTCTTCGTCGACATCGTCTGGTTCATTTGCATTGAGTGTGACTAAGCGATGTAGGAAGGTGAAGCTCAGTTCATCCATTTCCTTGAACGCCATGGCCGATTCAGCCTTGCCATGACGGACTATTTCTCCATCTACCACGATACGGATTCCGGGCGACAGCGGCAGGTGTAACTCGCAATGCGTTCCGGGTGCACAATCTTCACATCCGGTCAGAAGTGCGCCCTTGAGACTGATGTTCTTGGTACCCACGGGAATGACAACATCCCCGATGCTGACGTAGGCTTCGAATCCTGCGGCGACGCGTGTACTGCGGCGTTTGTTCTTGGACATAGTGTGTCCCCCCTAAGGAATTGATAGCATGAATTTATATGTATCTCAAAGAAAAGGGCCGGGATGCATACGCATCCCGGCCCTGATAAGAACGTATCCCGGCAGGCCTAGTCGTATTTGACTGAGCTGATCTGCATGAGGGTTTCCCAGTTGTGGATGGCTTCCACGTAGCGGATAGTGCCTGTTTTGCCGCGCATGACCAGGGAAGAGGTCTCTGCGCCATGACCGTGGTAGGTGACACCTTTCAGGAAGGTGCCGCCGGAGATGCCAGTGGCAGCGAAGAACAGGTCTTCGGATTTGACCAGATCAGACACGGTCAGCACACGACGAACGTCCATGCCGAATTCGGCCAGCGCGTTCTTTTCCGTCTGCTTCTGCGGGTCGAGTTTGGCGAACATCTCACCGCCCATGATACGGATGGCGATGGCGGAAAGCACTCCTTCTGGGGTGCCGCCGGTGCCCATCATGACATCGACTTCGCAGCGCGGATCAATGGCCATGAGAGAAGCGGTGATGTCGCCGTCACTGTGCAACTGGATGCGTGCGCCAGCTTCACGGATCTCGGAGATCAGTTTTTTGTGGCGTGGTTTGTCCAGAACAAAGACGACCAGATCGTCCACATCCTTGTCCAATGCGCGAGCAATGAGTTTCAGGTTGTGGCCAGTGGGAGCTTCGATGTCTACTACGTCTTTGGCCTGAGAAGGCACGACGAGTTTTTGCATGTAGTAGCTCGGGCCTGGATCGAACATGGATCCGGCAGGGGCCACGCCGACAACTGCAATGGCATTGGGACGGCCATTGGCGAGCAGGTTGGTGCCTTCCAGCGGATCAACAGCGATGTCGACCTTGGGGCCTTGTCCCAGTCCGAGTTTTTCACCGGCGTAGAGCATGGGAGCATCGTCCTTCTCGCCCTCACCGATCATTACACGGCCTTGTATTTCCAATGTATTGAAGCTCAGGCGCATGGCATCGACAGCCGCTTGGTCTGCGGAAATCTTGTCACCTTTACCAAGCCAACGGGCGCAGGCTAATGCTGCTGCCTCAGTGACGCGGACCAGGTCCAATGCGAGGTTTTTTTGTGGGGCTTCCATGTGATACTCCTAGTATTTCTCTCGAATCATTCGGGCAAAGTTTTCGGGGGTGAACCCGTATTTGTCGGACAGGATCTTGCCGGGGGCGCTGGCACCGAAATGGTCCAGGCCGAGGACGACACCGTTCAGGCCGACGTATTTATACCACAGGGGAGTGCGACCGGCTTCCGCTGCAGCGCGAGCCGTGACTTCCGGGGGCAACACTTCATTTTTATACGATTCGGGCTGATCGTCAAACAATTTGGTGGAAGGCATGGAGACCACGCGTACCTTGCGTTTGAGCACCTTGGCTGTTTCCAGACACAGGGCGACTTCGGAGCCGGAACCAATCAGGATAAGATCAGGGGTGCCGTCGCAGTCCTTGAGGACATAGCCACCCTTGCGGGGGCCATCGGTCACAGCCGGATATTCGGCGGGATCGAGAACGGGCAGACCCTGACGGGTCAGGAATATAGTGGACGGCATTTCTTCCTGCGTAATGGCGATATCCAGGCAGACCGCGGTCTCCATGGCATCGGCTGGACGCAGGTCGATGAGATCCGGGATCAGACGCAGGGAACTGACGTGCTCGATGGGCTGATGAGTCGGACCGTCTTCACCGACCCAGAAAGAATCGTGGGTGAAGACATATAATACCGGCAGTTTTTGCAGTGCAGACATGCGGATGGCATTGCGACAGTAATCGGCAAAGGTCAGGAACGTTGCGCCGAAAGGCATCAGGCCGCCGTGCAACTGTAAACCGTTCATGATGGCAGCCATGGGGAATTCGCGGACGCCGAAGGCAAGGTTACGGGAACCGTATCCGGTTACACCAAAGTCGCCGTAGGTATCGCGGAAGTGCTGCGTTTGGTTGGACGGATCGAGGTCGGCAGAACCTCCTACCAGTGTGGGCAGGGATTCCATGACTGAATTCAGGCAAGCACCCCATGCCTTGCGGGTGGCCATGGTTTCACCGGGGGTGAACTCGGGCCAGTCGATTTTGCGCTCGGAGCGCGGCATGGTGACTTCTTTCCACATGGAGGCAAATTCGGGATCGCCCAGTTTTTCGTCGACCACTGCCTGCCAGTCGGCAGCGTTTTTGCGCAGACCGTCAAAGCGGGATTGGAAGTTGGCAACCACGTCCTCAGGGACATAAAAGTTCTCGGCGGGCAGGCCGAGTTTTTCTTTGGTGGCTGAAATTTCCTCTGTGGACAGCGGGGAGCCGTGAGTCTTGTGACTGCCTTCCATGGTGGCGCAGCCTTTTGCCATGGTGGTGTGACCGATGATC
This genomic window contains:
- a CDS encoding DMT family transporter; translation: MNFLTPGMRYMLLGTFLFSLGSLSVKLAGMRVPTTEILFVRGIIGVGLCWYILRRAGVGVFGQRKLALFFRGLLGFTSMLAEFYTIVHLPLADALVLLFSHPIVVALLGWVVLRERLSKGSMVAVLISLVGVTVVCRPGVLFGTGNSMDPFLLGVALLAVLLTSVAILTVRSLAKTEHPAVVMFYPPLFIALLAPIFYGEWVVPTMSEWFMILGVAVFMNMGQYYMTRGYAIESAARISGVSSLEIVFAAMWGMMFLGEIPDVWTVLGGSLIVFGTLVLGKCGRKEMLTPPQGPSA
- a CDS encoding PilZ domain-containing protein; translated protein: MSKNKRRSTRVAAGFEAYVSIGDVVIPVGTKNISLKGALLTGCEDCAPGTHCELHLPLSPGIRIVVDGEIVRHGKAESAMAFKEMDELSFTFLHRLVTLNANEPDDVDEELLQIFEKF
- the glpX gene encoding class II fructose-bisphosphatase, translating into MEAPQKNLALDLVRVTEAAALACARWLGKGDKISADQAAVDAMRLSFNTLEIQGRVMIGEGEKDDAPMLYAGEKLGLGQGPKVDIAVDPLEGTNLLANGRPNAIAVVGVAPAGSMFDPGPSYYMQKLVVPSQAKDVVDIEAPTGHNLKLIARALDKDVDDLVVFVLDKPRHKKLISEIREAGARIQLHSDGDITASLMAIDPRCEVDVMMGTGGTPEGVLSAIAIRIMGGEMFAKLDPQKQTEKNALAEFGMDVRRVLTVSDLVKSEDLFFAATGISGGTFLKGVTYHGHGAETSSLVMRGKTGTIRYVEAIHNWETLMQISSVKYD
- the tkt gene encoding transketolase; translated protein: MTQMTDKTIAVVKGLIMDGVAKANSGHPGGAMSSSDYATILFSEFLNTNPDDTKWFNRDRFIMAAGHESMLLYSLLHLNGLLSLDDLKEFRQLGSRTPGHPEVNETPGVEATSGPLGQGFAVSVGFAAAEAHLRDKLGSDVMDHYTYAVSCDGDIQEPVALGAASLAGLWGLGKLIIYYDSNKIQLASPCSQVDCTDHRKVFEGMCWQVLEVDGHNQDEIRAAIKEGQLETGKPTLIIGHTTMAKGCATMEGSHKTHGSPLSTEEISATKEKLGLPAENFYVPEDVVANFQSRFDGLRKNAADWQAVVDEKLGDPEFASMWKEVTMPRSERKIDWPEFTPGETMATRKAWGACLNSVMESLPTLVGGSADLDPSNQTQHFRDTYGDFGVTGYGSRNLAFGVREFPMAAIMNGLQLHGGLMPFGATFLTFADYCRNAIRMSALQKLPVLYVFTHDSFWVGEDGPTHQPIEHVSSLRLIPDLIDLRPADAMETAVCLDIAITQEEMPSTIFLTRQGLPVLDPAEYPAVTDGPRKGGYVLKDCDGTPDLILIGSGSEVALCLETAKVLKRKVRVVSMPSTKLFDDQPESYKNEVLPPEVTARAAAEAGRTPLWYKYVGLNGVVLGLDHFGASAPGKILSDKYGFTPENFARMIREKY